In a genomic window of Amycolatopsis japonica:
- a CDS encoding PIG-L deacetylase family protein encodes MPFTTPASVLTVMAHPDDAELWAGGTLARCSASGAAVTIAVPHHTEPGRDTEATAGATILGATLHQYDQPTVTTLRELLLAVRPEVVITHPLRDVHPDHRAVADTLVAALPDVVIDTGHPYRVYTADSYNSLTLDGPIPAHTIIDITDTYEQKQRALAAHASQPITDHFGPMAETLARLWGSRIGVNHAENFVPLPILGRLPAARTI; translated from the coding sequence GTGCCGTTCACCACGCCAGCGTCCGTGCTGACCGTGATGGCCCACCCCGACGACGCCGAACTCTGGGCCGGCGGAACCCTCGCACGCTGCTCCGCCTCCGGGGCCGCCGTCACCATCGCCGTCCCACATCACACCGAACCAGGACGGGACACCGAAGCCACGGCAGGCGCGACGATCCTGGGGGCCACGCTGCACCAGTACGACCAGCCCACCGTGACGACCCTGCGCGAACTACTGCTCGCCGTCCGACCCGAGGTCGTCATCACCCACCCGCTTCGCGACGTCCACCCCGACCACCGCGCGGTCGCCGACACACTCGTCGCGGCCCTGCCCGACGTCGTCATCGACACTGGGCATCCGTACCGGGTCTACACCGCCGACTCCTACAACAGCCTCACCCTCGACGGCCCAATTCCCGCGCACACGATCATCGACATCACCGATACCTACGAACAAAAGCAGCGTGCCCTCGCTGCGCACGCCTCCCAGCCGATCACCGACCACTTCGGGCCGATGGCCGAGACACTCGCACGCCTATGGGGAAGCCGCATCGGCGTGAACCACGCGGAGAACTTCGTACCGCTGCCCATACTCGGGCGCCTCCCAGCCGCCCGCACCATATGA
- a CDS encoding 5'-3' exonuclease — MPAGVPLLLVDGHNLLWRAAFGFPAAILSRDKTRDLTAEFGFFALLRVAIREEMPEPPEVLVVFDGEHGTADRKDSDAGYKANRVIDEAALKPLRAIPHVQRALSGYGIHWIEIDTAEADDVIATLVATTREHEPGRRVWIMSGDRDFYQLVDEHVRALNTVMKRGRRHIGPAEVTERYNVTPEQWPDFCALKGDPADNIPGVKGIGEGTAATLLAGGLHLDQLPDSGRLTGARNAKVAQTWDQVLAWRELIRMRTDLTLPHHPTGDPTRELPKPADVIEKLGLW; from the coding sequence ATGCCAGCTGGCGTCCCTTTGCTCCTCGTAGACGGTCACAACTTGCTCTGGCGCGCGGCTTTCGGGTTTCCCGCCGCGATCCTCTCCCGCGACAAGACCCGCGATCTCACGGCCGAGTTCGGGTTCTTCGCCCTGCTCCGCGTCGCGATCCGTGAGGAGATGCCGGAACCACCGGAGGTCCTCGTCGTGTTCGACGGCGAGCACGGCACCGCCGACCGCAAGGACAGCGACGCCGGCTACAAAGCCAACCGTGTCATCGACGAGGCCGCCCTCAAACCCCTGCGCGCGATCCCGCACGTCCAGCGGGCCCTGTCCGGCTACGGCATCCACTGGATCGAGATCGACACCGCCGAAGCCGACGACGTCATCGCCACCCTCGTCGCCACCACCCGCGAACACGAACCCGGCCGCCGGGTCTGGATCATGTCCGGTGACCGCGACTTCTACCAACTCGTCGACGAGCACGTCCGCGCGCTCAACACCGTGATGAAACGCGGCCGACGGCACATCGGCCCCGCCGAGGTCACCGAACGCTACAACGTCACCCCCGAGCAGTGGCCCGACTTCTGCGCCCTCAAAGGCGATCCCGCGGACAACATCCCTGGCGTGAAAGGGATCGGCGAAGGCACGGCGGCCACGCTCCTGGCAGGCGGGCTGCACCTCGACCAGCTCCCCGACTCCGGACGACTGACCGGCGCGAGGAACGCCAAGGTCGCGCAGACCTGGGACCAAGTACTCGCCTGGCGCGAGCTCATCCGGATGCGCACCGACCTCACACTCCCACACCACCCGACCGGCGATCCCACGCGAGAACTGCCCAAACCCGCCGACGTCATCGAGAAACTCGGACTGTGGTGA
- a CDS encoding glycosyltransferase family 4 protein: MSSAPPLTVAFVLASYTPNAPAGIERATAALAHGLRQLGHRSLILTAASVATPDDTVMRVGSVGVTFPCDDDELRDAISTRGQDALLAAELREVYREHQVDVAVYTDGLWGLGRAAPTSRARSVLAMHVVGHDQDLEPALDRADLVIAPSQTVLDQAHGRGYDTGGWQVVPNALLHDPAPPSDSRREALRRHGPIRVLARLGPEKNVRALLDAGRLVGRTVEVIVGEAGFEATVGGQVAELNQCRYSAAHLTLGTVHGGGLDWDRVPPWLAQAAVVIVPSLRETFGLVALEAMGVGTPVVAFDVGNLPALVGTGDDAGGVIVPRSWGEHGLWRAADQLLADPVRYAHLSRAAYYRSRDYLPTTVAETFVKAVR; this comes from the coding sequence ATGTCTAGCGCGCCCCCGCTGACCGTCGCGTTCGTCCTGGCCTCCTACACCCCGAACGCGCCGGCCGGGATTGAACGCGCCACCGCCGCCCTCGCCCACGGCCTGCGCCAGCTCGGCCACCGCAGCCTCATCCTGACCGCCGCCTCGGTCGCCACCCCGGATGACACCGTGATGCGCGTGGGCTCGGTGGGCGTCACCTTCCCCTGCGACGACGACGAATTGCGCGACGCGATCAGCACCCGCGGACAGGACGCCCTGCTCGCCGCCGAACTCCGCGAGGTGTACCGCGAACACCAGGTCGATGTCGCCGTCTACACCGACGGCTTATGGGGCCTCGGCAGAGCCGCACCGACCAGCCGGGCGCGCTCGGTGCTGGCCATGCACGTCGTCGGGCATGACCAGGACCTCGAGCCCGCCCTGGACCGTGCCGACCTGGTCATCGCACCGTCTCAGACGGTGCTCGATCAGGCGCATGGTCGCGGTTATGACACTGGCGGTTGGCAGGTCGTGCCCAACGCCCTGCTGCACGACCCGGCACCACCATCCGACTCGCGGCGCGAGGCGCTGCGAAGGCACGGCCCGATCCGGGTCCTGGCCCGGCTCGGGCCGGAGAAGAACGTCCGGGCTTTGCTGGACGCCGGACGCCTGGTCGGCCGCACGGTCGAGGTGATCGTCGGCGAGGCCGGGTTCGAGGCCACCGTCGGTGGCCAGGTGGCCGAACTGAACCAGTGCCGCTACTCCGCGGCCCACCTCACCCTCGGCACCGTCCACGGCGGCGGCCTCGACTGGGACCGGGTGCCGCCCTGGCTCGCGCAGGCCGCAGTGGTGATCGTGCCCTCGCTACGGGAAACCTTCGGGCTGGTCGCGCTGGAAGCCATGGGGGTCGGGACCCCGGTCGTCGCCTTCGACGTGGGCAACCTGCCCGCCCTGGTCGGCACCGGCGACGACGCGGGCGGAGTGATCGTCCCCCGATCGTGGGGGGAACACGGCCTCTGGCGCGCCGCCGACCAGCTACTCGCAGATCCAGTACGCTACGCACACCTATCCAGGGCTGCGTACTACCGCTCGCGGGACTATCTGCCCACCACAGTCGCCGAGACATTCGTAAAGGCGGTGCGGTGA